The DNA region aattgttacaGGTACAACATGATAAACAGCagttttaaattcatttattgttaTCTTGGGTGTTTTGCTATGTGTCAGATCCATAAAGCAGTTTGCCAAACCACTATCAAGTAAATTAATTAGTAACCTTAAAAAGGATGACACCCTTTACACGATCGTGGTGAATTCTGTCCCTGACGAGTGACAACACAAAGACGGTGCAGTACACGACGAAGGGCACAAGCTTCGGCGGAATGAACCGATCCAGCGACATGCAGGAGCCCAGTGACAAGCTGTTCTGCTGCACGTGGCTGCGCAACAAGGTTCCGCTCACCTGCAGAGATGAGCTGTACCACCTCCTGAGGATGACAGGGCCCCTGGTGAGAACTGACAGGGATCAGGTTCAGTTCTTACCAGAGAAATCTCTAAAGAGAAATCTGATTTACACAATTTCCTGGATCACTTCTATTTTTGGCACAACAGCATTTATGATTCCTGTCTTTCCAGCTTCTCTCTCGAATCCTCCTTTTCCTGCTTCCATTCGTGGTCACCATGTTCTGTGGGCGTCTGGGTAACGAAGTGATGGCTGGCTATGGATTAGCTTCTGCTGTAAGTGGCCACTCTGTCACATAGCTGCTGACTTCATCGATACATGACCTCTTATGATCATATTTGCTGCATTCCAGACCATCAACGTGACCACTGCAGCAACAGGGTGTGGTCTGGCTCTGGCATGTGATACCCTGGTGTCTCAGGTGAGAGAAAACTTTTTTCCCCTGATTCGCTGGTTATTACTCACATTTCTGATGCCTTTCACGCTGACTGTACGGTGCAGACGTTCGGTGGTAAGAACCTGCTGCGGGTGGGGGTGATCCTGCAGCGAGGCgtcatcatcctgctgctgttctgtctgcccTGCTGGGGTCTGCTCATAAACGCTCAGGCCGTCCTGCTACGCCTGGGCCAGGATCCCACTGTGGCCAGGTGACAAGCAGCCACTAGAATCTGTATTCAAATCTGTTCTGGTTGTCTCAGTTTGACAGAGAACAATCACTGTGGAGAAGAGAATCCTAAACCCAAATAATATGagctcatgtcatttattaaaatgaaaggtTAATGACTTCTTGATTTCAGAATAGCCCAGCTATACATTACAGCCTTCCTTCCAGCAGTACCAGTAAGTTGTGACTCTTGGCTTTCTTACATTTGCAGTAGAAATGATAATATTGGTGTCAACATTTAGGGATTTTATTTGACTGTTTGTCTATCAGGCAATGTTTCTGCATCGTCTTCAGTCATCTTATCTGCAAAACCAGGTGCGGTCACATTCTAGCATATGAATGGTATTACACAGAGTCTAAATATGATGTGGGAGTGGTCTTCATCGTCTGGTGTTTGTCTACTCAGGACATCATACTGCCTCAGATGTACACTGCTGCTTTGGCAAACGTAGCCAATGTGATGACCAACTACATATTCCTTCATTGGCTGGATCTGGGAGTTTAGTATGTTTACTTTAACACATCAGTATCTTTTTCTTTTGGTTGAATGAAAGTATGAGCCCCCTCCTGAATCTGTGACTGTTTGCTCATGTTCCAGTGGATCTGCAGCAGCTAATACTCTGTCTCACATTTACAACTGTGCGTTTCTATTTGCCTACATTTGGTGGAAGAAGCTCTACGTAGCGACATGGGGAGGTGAAGTGCTTTTCACAGTGGCTGACTGCTCTGTTTTCCATGCTGCATATGCTACATAAGAGTCTCTTTCGCCCCCTGCAGGCTGGTCCCTAGAATCACTGCAGGAGTGGGGCTCCTATATGAAACTAGCCATTCCCAGTACATTAATGACATGTTTTGAATGGTGGGTTTATCAGTTTGGGGGATTCTTTGCAGGTaggtattattttattatattccTAATTATTATACTTTTATCCACTTAAGCACTGAATCATAACTgtggtctttttttttgtttccactgATCAGGAATGCTGAGTGAGAATGAACTGGCAGCTCAGCATGCTGTGATAATGGTGACATTTATAACCTACATGGTACAGCAGTTTGTTCAGTCATCACTTGTAGATGTTGTTGTTTCTATTTTtacctgttttattta from Betta splendens chromosome 13, fBetSpl5.4, whole genome shotgun sequence includes:
- the LOC114868368 gene encoding multidrug and toxin extrusion protein 1-like — encoded protein: MNRSSDMQEPSDKLFCCTWLRNKVPLTCRDELYHLLRMTGPLLLSRILLFLLPFVVTMFCGRLGNEVMAGYGLASATINVTTAATGCGLALACDTLVSQTFGGKNLLRVGVILQRGVIILLLFCLPCWGLLINAQAVLLRLGQDPTVARIAQLYITAFLPAVPAMFLHRLQSSYLQNQDIILPQMYTAALANVANVMTNYIFLHWLDLGVYGSAAANTLSHIYNCAFLFAYIWWKKLYVATWGGWSLESLQEWGSYMKLAIPSTLMTCFEWWVYQFGGFFAGMLSENELAAQHAVIMVTFITYMFPYAIQAAACARVGNALGAGDTDRAMLSSKMSLTLAASFAVVEGLVLASTKTVIGFIFTSDKEIVGLVSHLMNAYCFLQFFDGLVCVCTGIFLGTGKQKIPAVANLVGYYGIGLPLSIVLMFVANLRVLGYWLGLLICVILQSTFYIVVIFNLKWKEMTEEAVKRALKKTYIAVSDASGQSSSNVKPGDDCTSESTTHDDEDKQMHELPQLQDRLSSTQLILRRGLAVFIAVALLAAGASVHFLVPLPKPRHSEARNIDWINATDTPNRNLSTVLVSLAQ